A window of the Trichoderma asperellum chromosome 4, complete sequence genome harbors these coding sequences:
- a CDS encoding uncharacterized protein (BUSCO:EOG092D3M40), with protein MEESIQHFTDITGASVDVARGFLEITGGDYQRAIELFFESPDLVGAGVSSNPPTTSTARPPAPRRVNIGREDASGVIHINSDDEDEEDVDMQYHDDAFDVDEDERVAAAQAAAFAQEEEDAAMAKRLQEELYQESGSAGGDVRAPIARTTETLVAPDPSWGEEESSAILEQLRRRRQMPPSSRGPFGHRIWGDDTRSAEPAGDDDTSAHARRLEDLFRPPYDLMSRLSWDEARTLGKEDKKWIMVNLQDMSDFSCQMLNRDIWKDRAVKELVNENFIFLQLDKDYPDAEEYITFYFPNRSHENPDNYPHVSIVDPRTGEQVKVWSGKPFPNANEFHAEVAEFLDRYSLAANSKNPVARAPARKPQVIDVDRMTEDEMLEMALKNSLAGAQSGGSGSGSGSTPSVHDPDALTKEEAKKPEEKESQNPFAQISSINPHVEPDNNPSTTTRIQFRHPDGRIIRRFNLQDPVRRIYEWLKAEPLQGKEGIIFELKQMPQGQDLIESLDSTIEEAGLKQGTVMIEFITDE; from the exons ATGGAGGAGAGCATTCAGCACTTTACTGACATTACTGGAGCGAGCGTCGATGTGGCTCGAGGCTTCCTAGAGATCACGGGAGGTGATTACCAGCGGGCCATTGAGCTCTTCTTTGAGAGTCCAGATCTGGTCGGAGCTGGCGTATCCAGCAACCCTCCCACCACCTCGACGGCTCGCCCTCCTGCACCACGCAGAGTCAACATCGGCAGAGAAGATGCCAGTGGGGTGATCCACATCAATAGtgacgatgaggacgaggaggatgtCGACATGCAATACCACGATGATGCCTTCGAcgtcgacgaggacgagcgGGTTGCCGCTGCGCAGGCTGCCGCTTTTgcacaagaagaggaggatgctgCCATGGCAAAGCGTCTACAGGAGGAACTATACCAGGAATCGGGATCAGCTGGTGGGGATGTCAGGGCTCCTATTGCTCGGACGACAGAGACGCTTGTGGCACCAGACCCATCctggggagaagaggagagctcAGCTATCCTGGAACAACTGAGAAGGAGGCGACAGATGCCTC CTTCCTCTAGAGGGCCATTCGGTCACCGGATATGGGGAGATGATACGAGAAGTGCCGAGCCCGCGGGCGATGACGATACATCCGCTCATGCCCGGCGCCTGGAGGATTTGTTTCGACCGCCCTACGATCTGATGTCTCGATTATCATGGGATGAGGCCCGTACGCTGGGCAAGGAAGACAAGAAGTGGATAATGGTTAACCTACAAGACATGAGCGATTTTAGCTGTCAGATGCTTAACCGAGATATCTGGAAGGACAGAGCTGTGAAAGAGCTGGTCAACGAAAACTTCATTTTCCTGCAGTTGGACAAAGATTACCCCGATGCGGAGGAGTATATAACATTCTACTTCCCCAACCGGTCACATGAAAATCCAGACAACTACCCTCACGTCTCCATTGTTGATCCTCGAACTGGAGAGCAGGTCAAAGTATGGAGCGGGAAGCCCTTCCCCAATGCCAACGAGTTTCACGCCGAGGTGGCCGAATTTTTGGACCGATACAGCCTCGCAGCCAACAGCAAGAATCCAGTTGCTAGGGCGCCCGCTCGGAAACCTCAAGTCATTGACGTGGATCGAATGACAGAagatgagatgctggagatggcgcTCAAAAACAGCTTGGCTGGAGCTCAGAGTGGCGGCTCGGGATCGGGCTCGGGATCCACGCCAAGTGTTCATGATCCTGATGCATTGACTAAGGAGGAAGCGAAAAAGcctgaagaaaaagagtcGCAGAACCCATTTGCCCAGATCTCTAGCATAAACCCTCATGTGGAACCTGATAACAACCCCTCTACAACGACACGCATTCAGTTCCGACACCCTGACGGTCGCATCATTCGGCGGTTCAATTTGCAGGACCCTGTTCGTAGGATATATGAATGGCTCAAGGCGGAGCCGCTGCAGGGCAAGGAAGGGATTATTTTTGAGCTGAAGCAGATGCCCCAGGGACAAGATCTTATTGAATCATTGGACTCTACCATCGAAGAGGCGGGCCTGAAGCAAGGGACAGTCATGATTGAGTTTATTACGGACGAATAA